The DNA sequence GCACGTAGACGTGCGCTTCCAGCGTAGACGTGGCGACCAAACCGTGCGCGGCGTCAAGCTGTGGGAAAGCTGAGAGTTCCGTGCCCGGGGCGGGGGTCGAACCCGCACGCCTTTCGGCAGCCGCTTTTAAGGCGGCCGTGTCTGCCGTTCCACCACCCGGGCGGGTGACACCGCCGCGCCGACACGCGCGGTGCAGATCTCACCGTAGCGGCTGCGCCGCGCCGCGGCGTACCCCGTCGGGTGCGGTCGATAGGGTCGAGGCCGTGACCAGCGCCGCCCGCGCGGCCCCCGGGCCCGACCCTGACCAGGCGGTCCGCACCGCACCGGCGACCGCACCGGCGCGGATCGGCCGGCTGCCGGCCGCCGTTCGCCGGCACCGCGCGGACCTGTTGGTCGGGCTGCTGTTCGTGGCGTTCGCGGGCGGGCTCACCCACGGCCTGTGGCCGGCGCCGGGCACCCGGATGCTCGCCCTCAACCCGGCCGACCAGACGCTCTACGAGTGGTTCCTGGCGCTCGACGCGCGGGCCCTGCGCGGCGACCTCGACCTGGTCACCGACCGGCTCAACGCGCCGGACGGGGTCAACCTGATGGCCAACACCTCGATCGTCGCGCTCGGGGTGCTGCTCGCGCCGGTCACCCTGGCGTTCGGGGCGCCGGTCACGTTCGCCCTGCTCGTCGCCGGCAACCTGGCCGGCACGGCGGTCGCCTGGTATCTGCTGTTCACCCGGACGCTGCGGGCCCACCGGCTCGCCGCCGGGCTCGGCGCGGCGCTCTGCGGCTTCGGGCCGGGCATGATCTCGCAGAGCAACGGTCACCTGCACATGACCGCGCAGTGGCTGGTCCCGGTGCTGGTCTGGCTGGTGGTACGGCTGCTGCGCGCCGCCGACCCGGCCGGTCGCCGGGACGGCCCGGACCGCCGCCGGATGATCTCGTCGGCGGTCGGGCTGGCCGGCACCGCCGTCGTCCAGGTCTTCGTCGGCGAGGAGGTGCTCTTCCTCACCGCGCTCACGCTGGCGGTGCTGGCCGTCGCGTACGGGCTGGCCGACCGGGACCTGCCGCGCCGGGCGCTGCCCGGCTTCGCCGGCGGGCTGCTCGGCGCCACCGGGCTGGCGCTGGTGGTGCTGGCGTACCCGCTCTGGCTCCAGTTCGCCGGGCCGCAGGGCGTCGCCGACGGGATGTTTCCGCCCGCCTACTTCTCCGCCGACCTGACCGGCTGGACCCGGCTCTCCGCGCTGACCGTGCTCGGCAGCCCGGAGGCGGTCCGGCTGACCACCGGCCCGGCGGAGTTCACCACGTTCCTGGGCTGGCCGCTGCTGCTGGTGGCGGTCGGCGGTGCGGTCTGGCTCGGCCGGCGCGCGCTGGTGCACGCCCTGGCCGCCGGGGCCCTGGTGATGGCCGCGTTCTCGCTCGGCCCCGAGGTGGTCGCCGACGGCAGGCGGACCGGCGTGCCCGGCCCGTACGCGCTGCTCGCCGGCCTGCCGGTGGTGGACGGCGCGCTGCCCGCCCGGTTCGCACTGGCGGTGTTGCCGCTGGTCGGCACCGTGCTCACGCTCGCCCTGCACCGGGCGCTGCACGAGCCGGGTCCGACGCGCCGGCTGGTGCCGCTGGCGGTCGGCGCGGCCCTGCTCAGCGTCTTCCCGACGCCGCTGCCCACGGTCGACCGGCCACCGCTGCCCGAGTTCGTCACCGGCGGCCACTGGCGGCAGTGCGTACGCCCCGGCGGGGTGCTGGTGCCGGTGCCCACGGCCACCCCGCAGCAACCCGGGCCGATGCGGTGGGCCACCGCCACCGGCGTCGGGTTCGGCATGCCGGAGGGGTTCTTCATCGGCCCGTACGGTCCCGGCGGCTCGGCCACCATGGGCACCTGGCAGCGCCCCACCTCGGCGCTGCTCGCCGACGTGGCCCGGCGGGGCGTGCCGCCCGCGATCGGTGACCGGCAGCGCCGGCAGGCGGCCCGGGACGTCGACGCCTGGGGCGCGTCCTGCGTGGCGCTGACCGACGACGCCCCGCACGCGGAGCTGCTGCGCCGGACGCTGGAGGCGCTCTTCGGTCCGGGCCTCCGGGTCGCCGACGCCTGGACCTGGCGGTTCTGACCCGGGTACGCCGAAGGGCCCCTTCCGTGCGGGAAGGGGCCCTTCGGGACGAACGTCAGACGCGCGCGCCGACCGGCGGGGCGGACGCCTCGGCGAACTCCTCACGCGGGTCGTGGAGCTGGCCCAGCGCGACCACCTCGCGCTTGAGGAAGAACGCCAGCGACCAGTCCACCACCACGCGGACCTTGCGGTTGAACGACGGGATCCGCGACATGTGGTACGTCCGGTGCATGAACCACGCCGGCCAGCCGGTCATCTTCACGCCGTAGACCTGCGCCACGCCCTTGTGCAGGCCGAGGCTGGCCACGCTGCCGGCGTGCTTGTGCTTGTAGTCGACCGGTTCGCGCCCGCGGATCACGTTCGCGATGTTGTCGGCCATCCGGGCGGCCTGCCGCACCGCGTGCTGCGCGCTCGGCGAGCAGAAGTTGCCCGGCTCCTTGGTCAGGTCCGGCACGGCGGCGCAGTCGCCGGCGCTCCACGCGCCCTCGACCACCCGGTCGCCGTCCACGATCTGGAGCGTCGGCCGGCAGGTCACCCGGCGACGCTCGTCGCGCGGGAAGTCGGTCGCGTCCAGCATCGGCGACGGCTTCACGCCGGCGGTCCAGACGATGGTGTCGGACGGGAAGCTGTCGCCGTCGGAGAGCTTGACCACCCCGTCGACGCAGGACTCCAGGCGGGTGTCCAGCCGGATGTCCATGTTCCGCTTCAGGAGCTGCTGCACCGTGTAGGCGCCCATGTCCCGGTCGACCTCGGGCAGCACCCGCTGGGTCGCCTCGACCAGCACCCAGCGCATCTCCTCCGGCTTCAGCTCCGGGTAGTAGCGCAGCGCGTCGCGGGCCATGTCCTCCATCTCGGCGAGCGCCTCGATGCCGGCGTAGCCACCGCCCACGAAGGTGAACGTCAGCGCGCGGCGGCGGACCTCCGGGTCGGTCGTGGCAGCCGCCACGTCCAGCCGGTCCAGCACGTGGTTGCGCAGGAAGATGGCCTCGCCGATGGTCTTGAACCCGATGCCGTTCTCGTGCAGCCCCGGGATCGGCAGGGTGCGGGAGACCGAGCCGGGGGCGACCACCACGTGGTCGTACGGGATCTCCCGGGCCGGGCCGCTGATCGGCTGCACCACGGCGGTCTTCCGGCCGTGGTCGATCCGGGTGACCGTGCCGGCCACCACCGTGCACTTGCGCAACTCCCGCCGCAGCGGCACCACAGCGTGCCGTGGGGAGATGTTGCCGGCCGAAGCCTCCGGGAGGAACGGCTGGTACGTCATGTGGGGCTGCGGGTCGACGACGACCACCTCGGCCTCACGCGAGCTCAGCTTCTTCGACAGACGCAGAGCGGCGTACAGGCCGACGTGCCCGGCACCCACGACAAGGATCCGCTTCGGATTCACGTATCCATCTTTCCCCGGGCGGCTCCGGTAATACCGCGCGAGACCCCCTTCTGTGACGGAGCACAACCGGTGTGACCTGCACAACGTCGCCCGGCGTCCCGTCATCTGCGACGCAGCAGCCACCCCAGCAGCGCGCTCAGCCCCACCGCGACCAGCAGCCCCACCACGGTCGCCGCCTGGGTCCCGCCGGCCCCACCGACCCCGCCGAGCCAGGCCAGCACGATGCCGAGCACGGCGCTGGCCAGCACCACGCCGCCGGCCCGGGTCAGCCACCGGAACACCAGGTCCGGATCGATCAACCCGTCGTAGGGCAGCAGGGCGGCCAACGCGCAGAGCGTGTGCGCCAGGTAGAGCAGCGTGGCCACGGCGAGCAGCCGCCACAGCGCCGGCGGCCGGTCGAAGCCGAGCGTGGCCAGCAGCCAGCCGGCCACCGTGACCAGCGCGGTGAACGTCGGCCAGAGCCGGCGCGGCCCGACCGCCGGCAGCACCGCGGCCACCGCCATGGCCAGCAGCGAACGCGGGGCCAGCGCCTGCACCGGGTACGCCAGCAGGAAGCCGGCCAGCACGACGAGGAAGATGCCGCCGCGCACCAGCAGCGGCAGCGGGCTGACCCGGGCGGCCCGGTACCGCAGCGCCCGCGCCCGTTCGACGAGCCCGTCCGCCATGTCACTCACCGCAACCCCACCCTCGGCGCCATGGCCAGGCGGGACACGTCGCGCAGCACCTCGTCCAGGCTGCCCGCGCCGGCCCAGCGCACCACCGGCACGCCGTGCTCGCGGAGCTGCCCGATCATCGTGTCCCGGTCCAGCCGCCACAGCCGGTACGCCACCTCGGCCCAGCCCCGCTCCTTCGGCACCGGCAGCTCCGCCGGGAGCGTGTCCACCGCCACCACGAACCGCCCGCCCCGGGCCAGCCGGGCCAGCATCTGCGCCGAGCGCTCGTCCAGCAGCGGGGTGAGCACCACCACGAGCGCGTCCGAGGAGAGCACCTGCGGGCCGAACACCTGGTCGTACGGCTCGTGCGGGGACGACTCGGCGTGCACGTCGAGCAGCCACTCCAGCACCGTCAGGTACTGCCGGCGCCCGGTGGCCGGGCGCAGTCGCCGGGCGGCCGGGCCGTACTCCAGCAGCGCCACCCGGTCGCCCCGGTGCAGGTAGTGCTCGGCGATCGCGGCGGCGGCCCGGACCGTGGTGTCGAGCACCGACGCCGGCCCGCGTACGCCGCCGGAGCGGCCCGCCTCGGCGAGCACGTCCAGCAGCACCACCACCTCGGCGTCCCGGTCGGAGAGGGTGGCCGCGACGTGCAGTTGACGGGCCCGCAACGACACCCGCCAGTCGATGCGGCGCAGCCGGTCCCCGGGCGCGAAGACGCGTACGCCGGCCAGCTCGCCGCCCTCCCCCGGCCGCCGCGACCGGTGCGCCCCGACCAGGCCGGCGGCCCGGGGCATCGCCTCGACCGCGTCGAACGGCTCGGTGCGCGGGTAGACCCGGGCGCGGATCGGGGCGGTGATCACCGCCCGGGAGACCAGCAGCCCGTCGGCGGCGGCGACCCGGACACCGGCCGGGCCGAACGGGTGCCGGCCCCAGCGCAGCGCGGTGCCGGTCAGCTCCAGGTCGACGGCGCTGCCCCGGGGCACGGACGTGACGAACGGCCGGTCCGCGCCGGAACGGCTCACGTCCAGCCCGGCGCCGCCGAAACCGACCTGTTCCACCCGCAGCCACGGGGACATCCGGGTGCGCACCACCGCCACGTCGTAGCCGATCAGGTCCGGGTTGGCCACCGCCA is a window from the Micromonospora sp. DSM 45708 genome containing:
- a CDS encoding NAD(P)/FAD-dependent oxidoreductase → MNPKRILVVGAGHVGLYAALRLSKKLSSREAEVVVVDPQPHMTYQPFLPEASAGNISPRHAVVPLRRELRKCTVVAGTVTRIDHGRKTAVVQPISGPAREIPYDHVVVAPGSVSRTLPIPGLHENGIGFKTIGEAIFLRNHVLDRLDVAAATTDPEVRRRALTFTFVGGGYAGIEALAEMEDMARDALRYYPELKPEEMRWVLVEATQRVLPEVDRDMGAYTVQQLLKRNMDIRLDTRLESCVDGVVKLSDGDSFPSDTIVWTAGVKPSPMLDATDFPRDERRRVTCRPTLQIVDGDRVVEGAWSAGDCAAVPDLTKEPGNFCSPSAQHAVRQAARMADNIANVIRGREPVDYKHKHAGSVASLGLHKGVAQVYGVKMTGWPAWFMHRTYHMSRIPSFNRKVRVVVDWSLAFFLKREVVALGQLHDPREEFAEASAPPVGARV
- a CDS encoding DUF58 domain-containing protein produces the protein MDERAEPAHGWAPTWALGRAVLLTGVLLVAAVLLGRIDLVVLATPFALGTAYGLRRRPATQPELELSVTDTHLVEGSPMAATVAVANPDLIGYDVAVVRTRMSPWLRVEQVGFGGAGLDVSRSGADRPFVTSVPRGSAVDLELTGTALRWGRHPFGPAGVRVAAADGLLVSRAVITAPIRARVYPRTEPFDAVEAMPRAAGLVGAHRSRRPGEGGELAGVRVFAPGDRLRRIDWRVSLRARQLHVAATLSDRDAEVVVLLDVLAEAGRSGGVRGPASVLDTTVRAAAAIAEHYLHRGDRVALLEYGPAARRLRPATGRRQYLTVLEWLLDVHAESSPHEPYDQVFGPQVLSSDALVVVLTPLLDERSAQMLARLARGGRFVVAVDTLPAELPVPKERGWAEVAYRLWRLDRDTMIGQLREHGVPVVRWAGAGSLDEVLRDVSRLAMAPRVGLR